One Tolypothrix bouteillei VB521301 DNA window includes the following coding sequences:
- a CDS encoding GrpB family protein translates to MEIEIQEYKEQFPAFRDYDPKAAAIAQRLIDATTSRDSRLRVEHIGSSSVPGCAGKGYIDLLVIYPDGLLEAAKLVLSDLGFQRQQSRDPFPEDRPMRVGSVVVGEVRYPVHAHVVAASSPEVADLLWFRDRLRANPSLQREYEAEKRRILGGKVLDGIDYAEQKSTFV, encoded by the coding sequence ATGGAAATTGAGATCCAAGAATATAAGGAGCAGTTTCCTGCATTCCGAGACTACGATCCGAAAGCGGCGGCGATCGCTCAACGCCTAATTGATGCAACGACGTCGCGAGACAGCCGCCTTCGGGTCGAGCACATTGGGAGTTCCTCTGTTCCTGGATGTGCAGGTAAAGGTTATATTGACTTACTGGTCATTTACCCAGATGGGTTGCTCGAGGCTGCGAAGCTTGTACTGAGCGACCTTGGCTTTCAAAGACAGCAGTCGCGAGATCCCTTTCCAGAAGACCGCCCGATGCGCGTCGGTAGTGTTGTCGTCGGTGAAGTCCGCTATCCGGTGCATGCCCATGTTGTAGCAGCTAGTTCGCCCGAGGTCGCAGATCTGCTGTGGTTTCGCGATCGCCTCCGAGCAAACCCGTCGCTTCAACGCGAGTACGAAGCTGAGAAACGTCGAATTCTGGGTGGGAAAGTGCTCGACGGTATTGATTACGCAGAACAAAAAAGCACCTTTGTCTAA
- a CDS encoding single-stranded-DNA-specific exonuclease RecJ: MLDRSTPQFSRLGQKLPSQRWQIYPQKNDLAQQLAAITNLPPLINQLLINRGIETPEQAQAFLNLEYLALPSPLDDFPDLAVSLELLQEAIISQEKIAICGDYDADGMTSTALLLRSLRWLGARVNYAIPSRMHEGYGINKRIIEEFHSEGVSLVLTVDNGISAFEPIARARELGLKVIVTDHHDIPQQLPPAHAILNPKLIDESSPYRGVAGVGVAYILAVSLAHQLGKAQSSILDPLLELFTLGTIADLAPLTGVNRHWVKNGLQQLPKSKLVGVQALIQMSGVQVRGLGNGDKPDKGELSTPSPNLYPKSKIQNPKSLKPEDIGFRLGPRINAIGRLADPEIVIELLTTDDMGIALERAMQCEDINRRRQEMCEQIEKEAIAIVEAEYLASVSEDRVLVIVQPEWHHGVIGIVASRLVERYGAPVFIGTYEGEEHIRGSARGIPEFHVFEALDSCRDLLGKFGGHKAAGGFSLVSENLVALRSRLSKFANQCLEQQHLKPLVRIDTQVHLDRIDRHFYQQMNVLEPCGIDNPDPILWTPNVRVIEQEIVGKSHVKLTVSQTVNERTYRIKAIAWRWRDYFPLPSQVDIAYKLRENEFNGQINIELELLGVRLPSQNHYPVTQTTPAKTSFEYDERYYDCGIYENAALPELRIMYPEKVILAVPLGKSIGLLGTSRQEAREVDVSQPQYNRLIQAAFQALSAQNRKKDEA; encoded by the coding sequence GTGCTAGATCGATCTACTCCTCAATTTTCTCGTCTCGGGCAAAAACTCCCATCACAGCGATGGCAAATTTACCCTCAAAAAAATGACTTAGCACAACAGCTTGCAGCAATTACAAATTTACCTCCTCTTATTAACCAACTTCTTATAAATCGAGGAATTGAAACACCGGAACAAGCACAAGCTTTTTTAAATCTGGAGTACTTGGCTCTCCCTTCACCCTTAGATGACTTTCCGGATTTGGCTGTATCTTTGGAGTTATTGCAAGAAGCTATTATTTCTCAAGAAAAGATTGCAATTTGCGGGGATTATGATGCTGATGGGATGACAAGCACTGCATTACTTTTACGCAGTCTGCGATGGTTGGGTGCTCGCGTGAATTATGCCATTCCCAGTCGGATGCATGAGGGATATGGCATCAACAAACGCATTATTGAAGAATTTCATAGCGAAGGCGTAAGTTTGGTTTTGACTGTAGATAATGGGATTTCAGCATTTGAACCAATTGCTAGAGCCAGAGAACTGGGTTTAAAAGTTATAGTCACCGACCATCACGATATTCCCCAGCAATTACCACCAGCTCATGCGATCCTCAATCCCAAACTTATAGATGAATCCTCACCTTACCGAGGTGTCGCTGGGGTTGGAGTTGCCTATATTTTAGCGGTTTCCCTGGCACATCAATTGGGAAAAGCGCAAAGCAGCATACTCGATCCACTTCTGGAACTGTTTACACTGGGAACCATTGCAGATTTAGCACCTTTGACAGGTGTGAACCGTCATTGGGTGAAAAATGGTTTGCAGCAGTTACCCAAATCCAAACTTGTTGGAGTACAAGCGCTCATTCAGATGTCGGGAGTGCAAGTGAGGGGACTGGGGAACGGGGACAAGCCAGACAAGGGAGAACTTTCTACTCCCTCTCCAAATCTTTATCCAAAATCCAAAATCCAAAATCCAAAATCCCTGAAGCCTGAGGATATTGGTTTTCGTCTCGGACCGCGAATTAATGCTATTGGTCGTCTAGCCGATCCCGAAATCGTGATTGAATTGCTAACAACCGATGATATGGGAATAGCGTTGGAAAGAGCAATGCAATGCGAGGACATCAATCGCCGCCGTCAGGAAATGTGCGAGCAAATAGAAAAAGAGGCGATCGCAATTGTAGAAGCAGAATACCTTGCCTCTGTTTCAGAAGATCGCGTGTTAGTTATTGTACAACCAGAGTGGCATCATGGAGTGATTGGTATTGTTGCTTCCCGCTTGGTAGAACGCTATGGTGCTCCAGTCTTTATTGGTACTTATGAAGGGGAAGAACACATTCGCGGTTCGGCGCGGGGAATTCCTGAGTTTCACGTGTTTGAAGCATTAGATTCTTGTCGTGATTTGCTCGGTAAATTTGGCGGACATAAGGCGGCTGGAGGTTTTTCTCTGGTGTCGGAAAATCTAGTTGCTTTGCGATCGCGTCTCAGCAAGTTTGCCAATCAGTGTCTCGAACAACAGCACCTCAAACCTTTAGTTAGAATTGATACTCAAGTTCATCTGGATCGGATCGATCGCCATTTCTACCAACAGATGAATGTTTTGGAACCCTGCGGTATTGACAACCCAGATCCCATACTTTGGACACCTAATGTCCGCGTTATCGAGCAGGAAATTGTTGGTAAAAGTCACGTTAAATTAACAGTGAGCCAAACCGTTAACGAGCGTACCTATAGAATTAAAGCGATCGCTTGGCGATGGCGCGACTATTTTCCCCTACCTTCACAAGTCGATATTGCTTATAAACTTCGCGAAAATGAGTTTAACGGTCAGATCAATATTGAGTTAGAACTACTCGGTGTAAGGCTCCCCAGTCAAAACCATTATCCAGTGACTCAAACGACTCCAGCAAAAACTTCTTTTGAGTACGACGAGCGTTACTATGACTGCGGTATTTATGAAAATGCTGCTTTGCCTGAATTAAGAATTATGTACCCTGAGAAGGTCATCTTAGCTGTTCCGTTGGGAAAATCCATTGGCTTACTGGGAACAAGTCGTCAAGAGGCTAGAGAAGTTGATGTTTCTCAGCCTCAATACAATCGTCTTATCCAGGCTGCTTTTCAAGCACTATCAGCCCAAAATCGAAAAAAGGATGAAGCATAA
- the psb30 gene encoding photosystem II reaction center protein Ycf12/Psb30 produces MEALANINWEVIFQLTSVALIMLAGPAVIFVLAFRNGNL; encoded by the coding sequence ATGGAAGCCTTAGCTAATATTAACTGGGAAGTGATTTTCCAGCTGACATCTGTTGCACTGATTATGTTAGCCGGTCCTGCGGTAATTTTTGTTCTAGCATTTCGCAACGGTAACCTCTAA
- a CDS encoding YkgJ family cysteine cluster protein, translated as MATWQCVKQCGACCHLDPAERPDLHEYLSPEELELYLSMVGEDGWCVNYDKENRECTIYPNRPRFCRVETEVFQDMYGIEPEELNDFAIDCCHQQIEGVYGDRSLELLRFDRSVGL; from the coding sequence GTGGCTACTTGGCAATGTGTGAAGCAATGTGGAGCGTGCTGTCATCTCGACCCAGCAGAGCGTCCGGACTTACATGAGTATTTATCACCTGAGGAATTAGAACTTTACCTGAGTATGGTAGGTGAAGACGGGTGGTGTGTGAATTACGACAAGGAAAATCGGGAATGCACGATTTACCCAAATCGCCCGCGCTTCTGTCGGGTGGAAACAGAAGTGTTTCAGGATATGTATGGTATAGAACCAGAAGAATTAAACGATTTCGCCATAGACTGCTGTCACCAGCAAATAGAGGGAGTTTATGGCGATCGCAGTCTCGAACTGTTGCGTTTTGATCGATCTGTCGGGTTGTGA
- a CDS encoding TMEM165/GDT1 family protein: MKLDSAPPNLSPASELESQLDTQQDNDYNSATALVESSLVVEESPKSQKVMVTFTTTFVTIFLAEIGDKTQLSTLLMSAESQSPWVVFLGSASALVMTSLLGVLLGSWMASRLSPKTVEKASGIMLLFISIMLFWDLLMG, translated from the coding sequence GTGAAACTTGACTCCGCACCCCCAAATCTTTCTCCTGCGTCTGAACTTGAAAGCCAGCTAGACACTCAACAAGATAACGATTATAATTCAGCGACTGCCCTAGTAGAATCATCTTTAGTTGTTGAAGAATCGCCAAAGTCTCAGAAGGTAATGGTTACCTTTACAACAACGTTTGTCACCATATTCCTGGCGGAAATAGGAGATAAGACACAATTATCAACCTTATTAATGAGCGCTGAATCACAATCTCCATGGGTGGTTTTCTTGGGATCTGCAAGTGCGCTTGTTATGACTAGCTTACTGGGGGTTCTTTTGGGAAGTTGGATGGCTAGCCGGTTGTCTCCTAAAACTGTAGAAAAAGCATCTGGAATTATGCTGTTGTTCATTTCCATCATGCTGTTTTGGGATTTGTTGATGGGCTAA
- a CDS encoding TMEM165/GDT1 family protein, which translates to MDWHLLGLSFVTVFLSELGDKSQLAAIALSGRGQSPRAVFFGTAGALLLTSFLGALAGGAVAEFLPTRLLKAIAAVGFAILAIRLLFFNNSEEESLH; encoded by the coding sequence ATGGATTGGCATCTTTTGGGATTGAGTTTTGTAACAGTATTTCTGTCAGAACTGGGTGATAAAAGTCAGCTAGCAGCTATTGCACTTTCAGGAAGGGGTCAATCTCCTCGTGCGGTATTTTTTGGGACGGCTGGCGCATTGCTGTTGACTTCCTTTTTAGGTGCATTGGCTGGCGGAGCGGTGGCAGAGTTTTTACCGACACGGTTGTTGAAAGCGATCGCGGCTGTAGGTTTTGCTATACTTGCTATTCGCTTGTTGTTTTTTAATAATAGTGAGGAAGAATCGCTACATTAA
- the argJ gene encoding bifunctional ornithine acetyltransferase/N-acetylglutamate synthase, protein MADWQEISGGITAPRGYQAAGITAGLKPSGLPDLALIVSEVEAIAAGVFTTSQVKAACVDYCRQQLQAKHSARAILCNAGQANAATGSHGWFDALESAMALAQALNIPSDSVLLASTGVIGKRIPMDTLKAGIPKLVAALSATGSDAAAGAIITTDLVPKSIALETTIGDRSVRIGGIAKGSGMIHPNMATMLAFVTCDAAVSPVLWQQMLSRAAEKSFNSITVDGDTSTNDSLIALANGQSRTPAITEMGTEAEKLEAMLTAVCQHLAKAIARDGEGATCLVEVQVTGAHDEYSARQVAKTIAGSSLVKSAIFGRDPNWGRIAAAAGRAGVPFEQENLKIRLGDFVLLDNGQPQNFDRAAASEYMKKAASGAYLKEDTVLISVSVGNGSGVGTAWGCDLSYDYVKINAEYTT, encoded by the coding sequence ATGGCAGATTGGCAGGAAATTAGTGGCGGTATCACTGCACCTAGGGGATATCAAGCAGCGGGAATTACAGCAGGTTTGAAGCCATCAGGTTTACCAGATTTAGCTTTGATAGTTTCAGAAGTAGAAGCGATCGCCGCAGGTGTATTTACGACGAGTCAGGTAAAAGCTGCTTGTGTAGATTATTGTCGCCAGCAGTTGCAAGCCAAGCACAGTGCTCGTGCTATCCTCTGTAATGCCGGACAAGCAAACGCTGCAACAGGGAGCCACGGCTGGTTTGATGCTCTAGAATCTGCAATGGCGCTAGCACAAGCACTCAATATTCCCTCCGACTCAGTACTTTTAGCTTCTACTGGAGTCATTGGCAAACGGATTCCCATGGACACTTTGAAAGCTGGAATTCCCAAACTTGTTGCAGCCCTTTCCGCTACAGGTTCAGATGCTGCTGCAGGTGCAATTATCACCACAGATTTGGTGCCAAAATCTATAGCACTGGAGACAACAATTGGCGATCGCTCAGTCCGAATAGGCGGTATTGCCAAAGGTTCTGGCATGATTCATCCTAACATGGCAACCATGCTAGCCTTTGTCACTTGCGATGCGGCAGTGTCTCCCGTTTTATGGCAGCAAATGTTAAGCCGTGCTGCAGAAAAAAGCTTTAATTCCATCACTGTTGATGGAGACACCAGCACCAACGACAGCTTAATTGCTCTTGCAAACGGTCAATCTCGGACTCCAGCGATTACTGAAATGGGTACAGAAGCAGAAAAATTAGAAGCAATGCTCACGGCGGTATGCCAGCATTTAGCCAAAGCCATAGCCCGTGACGGAGAAGGCGCAACTTGCCTTGTGGAAGTACAAGTTACGGGAGCGCATGACGAATATAGCGCCCGACAAGTCGCCAAAACCATTGCTGGTTCATCGCTTGTCAAGTCTGCTATTTTTGGACGCGATCCCAACTGGGGACGTATCGCCGCCGCAGCTGGACGTGCTGGAGTTCCTTTTGAGCAAGAAAACCTCAAGATTAGATTGGGAGATTTCGTACTGCTAGACAACGGTCAACCACAAAATTTCGATCGCGCTGCTGCAAGCGAGTATATGAAAAAAGCCGCATCGGGTGCTTATTTAAAAGAGGACACAGTCCTAATCTCAGTCAGTGTTGGCAATGGTAGCGGTGTTGGTACTGCTTGGGGTTGCGATCTCAGTTACGACTACGTAAAAATTAACGCCGAGTATACAACTTAA
- the gatB gene encoding Asp-tRNA(Asn)/Glu-tRNA(Gln) amidotransferase subunit GatB, giving the protein MISSAPVKTEYEAIIGLETHCQLSTETKIFSTSSTAFGGDPNTNIDPVCMGLPGVLPVLNEKVLEYAVKAGLALNCQIAKYSKFDRKQYFYPDLPKNYQISQYDLPIAEHGWLEIELVDKDGNPTRKRIGITRLHMEEDAGKLVHAGSDRLSGSAYSLVDYNRAGVPLVEIVSEPDLRSGQEAAEYAQELRRILRYLGVSDGNMQEGSLRCDVNISVRPVGQKEFGTKVEIKNMNSFNAIQRAIEYEIERQIAAVEAGERIIQETRLWEEGSQRTISMRVKEGSSDYRYFPEPDLAPIEVSPEQLETWRSLLPELPAQKRHRYESELGLSAYDTRVLTEERAVSEFFEATIGAGASAKQAANWITQDIAAYLNKNKLSITEIALTPANLADVITRIETGKISNAIAKENLPELLNGRSPDDLFKGKELISDPNVLEAIIDEVMAANPKELEKYRKGNTNLKGFFVGQVLKKTNKLAEPKLTNELVEKKLNG; this is encoded by the coding sequence ATGATTTCTTCTGCTCCAGTCAAAACTGAGTACGAGGCAATAATTGGTCTGGAAACCCATTGTCAGCTCAGCACCGAAACCAAAATTTTCTCCACGAGTTCGACAGCCTTTGGTGGTGACCCCAATACCAACATAGACCCGGTTTGCATGGGTTTGCCCGGAGTTTTGCCAGTTCTTAATGAAAAGGTACTAGAATATGCTGTCAAAGCTGGTTTAGCGCTAAATTGCCAAATTGCCAAATATAGTAAGTTCGATCGCAAACAGTATTTTTATCCCGATCTCCCTAAAAATTACCAAATTTCCCAGTATGACCTGCCCATAGCCGAACACGGCTGGTTGGAAATTGAACTTGTTGATAAAGATGGCAATCCCACCCGCAAGCGAATTGGTATTACCCGCTTGCACATGGAAGAAGATGCAGGGAAATTAGTCCACGCAGGAAGCGATCGCCTTTCAGGTTCGGCTTATTCTTTAGTAGATTACAATCGTGCAGGTGTACCATTAGTAGAGATTGTTTCCGAACCAGATTTGCGTTCCGGACAAGAAGCCGCTGAATATGCCCAAGAGTTGCGCCGAATTTTACGATATCTTGGTGTCAGCGATGGAAACATGCAAGAAGGTTCTTTACGCTGCGATGTCAATATCTCCGTGCGTCCCGTTGGACAAAAAGAATTTGGCACAAAGGTAGAAATTAAAAACATGAACTCCTTTAACGCCATACAACGGGCGATCGAGTATGAAATTGAACGGCAAATCGCCGCAGTAGAAGCAGGAGAGCGTATTATTCAAGAAACACGCTTGTGGGAAGAAGGTAGCCAACGCACAATTAGTATGCGAGTTAAGGAAGGTTCTAGCGATTATCGCTACTTCCCCGAACCCGATTTAGCTCCCATTGAAGTTTCCCCAGAGCAATTAGAGACCTGGCGCAGCCTACTCCCCGAACTACCAGCACAAAAGCGTCATCGTTATGAAAGCGAACTAGGGCTTTCTGCTTACGATACACGAGTGCTAACAGAAGAACGTGCGGTCTCTGAATTTTTTGAAGCTACCATCGGCGCAGGCGCAAGTGCCAAGCAAGCCGCTAACTGGATTACTCAAGATATCGCCGCCTATCTCAACAAAAACAAACTTAGCATTACTGAAATTGCGCTGACACCTGCAAATCTTGCTGATGTCATCACTCGTATTGAAACAGGCAAAATCAGCAATGCTATAGCAAAAGAGAACTTACCAGAGTTGCTCAACGGTCGTTCTCCTGACGACTTGTTCAAAGGAAAAGAACTGATTAGCGATCCTAATGTACTGGAAGCCATTATTGATGAAGTCATGGCTGCCAATCCTAAAGAGTTGGAGAAATATCGTAAAGGTAACACTAATCTGAAAGGTTTCTTTGTCGGACAAGTTCTGAAAAAGACTAACAAACTTGCAGAACCCAAACTGACTAACGAATTGGTTGAGAAGAAGTTGAATGGTTAG
- a CDS encoding HugZ family protein: MPQFETALAAYQGFAEEFLSVAIATVSADGTPNASYTPFVFDENKNIYIYVSGLATHTQNLHAVPKASVLFIEDESKTKQIFARRRLIFDCTVTLIERDTDFWQQIVGSFETRFGDIIQMLRELPDFRIFKLTPNTGRFVIGFGAAYEVDPNGFGTLKQITAENSK; this comes from the coding sequence ATGCCACAATTTGAAACTGCCCTTGCTGCATACCAAGGCTTCGCTGAGGAATTTCTCAGTGTTGCGATCGCTACTGTCAGTGCAGATGGTACACCCAATGCCAGCTACACTCCCTTTGTCTTCGATGAAAACAAGAACATTTATATATATGTTAGCGGTCTTGCTACCCACACTCAAAATCTACACGCAGTACCCAAAGCGAGCGTCTTATTTATAGAAGATGAGTCAAAAACCAAACAAATTTTTGCCCGTCGCCGTCTTATCTTTGACTGTACGGTAACCCTAATAGAACGGGATACCGATTTTTGGCAGCAAATCGTGGGTAGCTTTGAAACACGTTTTGGCGACATAATTCAAATGTTGCGCGAGTTACCAGATTTTCGGATCTTCAAGCTGACACCAAACACGGGACGCTTTGTGATAGGTTTTGGTGCTGCTTATGAAGTAGACCCAAATGGCTTTGGCACCTTAAAACAGATTACCGCCGAAAACAGCAAATAA
- a CDS encoding DUF4383 domain-containing protein, with the protein MGARYFALISGIVYVLLGLFGFIPGMVATPGTGGPEVVIKTGYGYLLELFAINVIHNIVHIAVGVWGLVSYRRYTQSRSYARGLAVFYGVLAIMGLLPVLNTVFGIIPVFGHNVWLHAVTALIAAYFGFKTPNAVTLREQERSMASGRSRHRF; encoded by the coding sequence ATGGGAGCACGCTACTTTGCCCTCATTTCCGGCATAGTGTATGTATTGCTTGGTCTGTTTGGCTTTATACCAGGTATGGTTGCAACACCCGGTACTGGTGGTCCTGAAGTTGTCATTAAGACTGGATATGGTTATTTACTCGAATTATTTGCTATCAATGTTATTCATAACATTGTGCATATAGCCGTTGGTGTTTGGGGACTCGTTTCCTATCGCCGCTATACTCAATCGCGGAGTTATGCACGCGGGTTAGCAGTTTTTTATGGAGTGCTGGCTATCATGGGATTACTACCAGTTCTCAATACGGTCTTTGGCATAATTCCGGTATTTGGTCATAACGTTTGGCTTCATGCGGTCACAGCATTAATCGCTGCTTACTTTGGATTCAAAACACCTAATGCGGTAACACTCAGAGAACAAGAACGCTCTATGGCAAGCGGGCGATCGCGTCACCGCTTTTAA
- a CDS encoding Rieske 2Fe-2S domain-containing protein, which yields MKILQGAPWLLGHRSMLAPNKPVKVSLYGNDYVLWQDSTKKINCLPNTCPHMGAMLSEGWCVVKPDGSSTVACPFHALEFDSTGCTVLPGSNKPTKSLIKPLELIVQGDLIWSYGGYEPKIPIPTIMSEIAAEYEFIGLTGDRSIKTDFLTLLLNMHDYNHQNGTHRQLFEIEEVQLKQFIDNGFHSHAYISQPRTKPKLQDILKNPALVLLPKVLEAHLENYFPCLGIMHGESSLFSLKECHFYIPESENRSRVGVLMFMKAHSPLAHLLKRNLLRLIDIVIEQDADILGKLYTNTVQHIKLNNEVGMDWVRRNFENFPIQ from the coding sequence ATGAAAATACTACAAGGAGCACCGTGGCTATTGGGACATCGCTCTATGCTGGCTCCAAATAAGCCAGTGAAAGTTTCGCTTTACGGTAATGACTACGTTCTTTGGCAAGACAGTACCAAAAAAATTAACTGCTTGCCAAATACCTGTCCCCATATGGGTGCAATGCTCTCAGAAGGTTGGTGTGTGGTGAAACCAGATGGTAGCAGTACAGTCGCTTGCCCATTTCATGCCCTAGAATTTGATAGTACTGGTTGCACGGTGTTACCCGGTTCCAACAAGCCCACCAAATCTTTAATAAAACCATTAGAGTTGATTGTTCAGGGCGATCTTATTTGGTCATACGGTGGATATGAGCCAAAAATTCCCATCCCCACAATTATGAGTGAAATTGCAGCAGAGTATGAATTTATCGGTTTGACAGGCGATCGCAGTATCAAAACCGATTTTCTCACTCTGTTGTTAAATATGCACGATTACAATCACCAAAATGGCACCCATCGCCAGTTATTTGAAATTGAAGAAGTTCAACTCAAACAGTTTATCGATAACGGATTTCACTCCCATGCTTATATTTCCCAACCAAGAACCAAACCCAAACTCCAGGACATTTTGAAAAACCCAGCCCTTGTATTACTGCCAAAAGTCCTTGAGGCTCATTTAGAAAACTACTTTCCATGCTTGGGAATCATGCACGGTGAGAGTTCGCTCTTCAGCCTTAAAGAATGTCATTTTTACATTCCAGAATCGGAAAACCGTTCCCGTGTGGGCGTTTTGATGTTCATGAAAGCACACTCTCCCCTAGCCCATCTGCTCAAAAGAAATCTCCTGCGGCTAATTGATATTGTAATCGAGCAAGACGCTGATATTTTGGGCAAACTCTATACCAACACGGTACAGCATATCAAACTCAACAACGAAGTTGGTATGGATTGGGTGCGAAGGAATTTTGAAAATTTTCCCATACAGTGA
- a CDS encoding TetR/AcrR family transcriptional regulator: MVQLRKIKNRPVRDAEVTQQQILDAAELEFARHGLYGARLSAIAKAAGVTNAMIHYYFESKEGLYKAVLQRPAAELATEFALLNLDELSPTEALGKMIRVAIAYEAKHPHRQMLWFQEASQNRGEYIKLSQQNMAEVHSYLFQVLDRGMRDGSFRELDPELTGLHIISICIFYFIAHENWKHLTPEVDRLSPEMVEKHTEAAIELVLAGVKKIP, from the coding sequence ATGGTTCAGTTGCGAAAAATAAAGAATCGCCCCGTGCGGGATGCAGAAGTGACTCAACAGCAAATTCTTGATGCTGCGGAACTGGAATTTGCAAGGCATGGGTTGTATGGAGCGCGTTTAAGTGCAATTGCTAAGGCTGCGGGTGTGACTAATGCTATGATTCACTACTATTTTGAGAGTAAAGAAGGTTTGTATAAAGCAGTGTTACAGCGCCCTGCGGCTGAACTGGCAACAGAATTTGCTTTACTGAATCTAGATGAACTTTCACCAACAGAAGCCTTGGGAAAAATGATAAGAGTTGCGATCGCTTATGAAGCAAAGCATCCCCATCGGCAAATGCTGTGGTTTCAGGAAGCCAGTCAAAACCGTGGAGAATATATTAAACTCAGTCAACAGAATATGGCTGAAGTTCATTCTTATCTATTCCAAGTTTTAGACAGAGGTATGAGAGATGGAAGTTTTCGGGAATTAGACCCCGAGCTAACCGGGCTTCACATCATTTCGATTTGTATTTTCTATTTCATAGCTCATGAAAATTGGAAGCATCTGACACCAGAAGTCGATCGCCTCAGCCCGGAGATGGTAGAAAAGCATACCGAAGCAGCGATCGAACTGGTTTTAGCTGGGGTGAAGAAAATACCGTAA
- the pstS gene encoding phosphate ABC transporter substrate-binding protein PstS has protein sequence MSTQRQSLRQSCLLSLIAVSFSLASCTSNSKNSTNVFLTGAGATFPAPLYQGWFAMYNQQHPNVKINYQSNGSGTGISQFIQGTVDFAASDVAITEEQAAKVKRGAIALPMTAGAIVIAYNLPKVATSLKLPRAVYTDIFLGKIKTWNDPRIAKANPEVQLPDLPILVVHRSDGSGTTSVFTQHLNAISQEWKNKVGAGKAIAWPIGIGAKGNEGVTAHIQQFAGTIGYVEYSYAVQNNLSMAALENKAGRYIMPTIDSAAKTLEKIELPSQNLIAFITDPADPQSYPIVTYTWLLSYQKYQDPRKAQVIKNFVDWALTKGQKYSIELGYIPLPKEVVTKVKSASEKISE, from the coding sequence ATGTCTACTCAACGTCAATCACTCAGACAGTCCTGTCTTCTCTCCTTAATTGCAGTCTCCTTCAGTCTTGCTTCCTGTACTAGCAATAGTAAAAACAGTACCAATGTGTTCCTAACGGGTGCGGGTGCAACCTTTCCCGCGCCTTTGTACCAGGGTTGGTTTGCCATGTACAACCAGCAACACCCCAATGTGAAAATCAACTATCAATCCAACGGGAGTGGTACTGGAATCTCACAATTCATCCAAGGAACTGTAGACTTTGCAGCCAGTGATGTAGCCATTACTGAAGAACAAGCCGCTAAAGTTAAACGGGGTGCGATCGCTCTACCCATGACTGCGGGTGCTATAGTTATAGCTTACAACTTACCTAAAGTCGCAACAAGTCTAAAACTACCACGTGCAGTTTACACAGATATCTTTTTAGGGAAAATCAAAACTTGGAATGACCCTAGAATTGCTAAAGCTAATCCGGAAGTTCAGCTACCCGATTTACCAATATTAGTCGTACATCGCTCTGATGGTAGCGGAACTACAAGTGTGTTTACACAACATCTAAACGCTATCAGCCAGGAATGGAAAAACAAAGTAGGGGCTGGTAAAGCCATAGCTTGGCCAATTGGTATTGGTGCTAAAGGTAATGAAGGTGTCACTGCTCACATCCAACAGTTTGCAGGAACAATTGGGTATGTCGAATATTCCTATGCCGTGCAAAATAATTTATCTATGGCTGCTTTAGAAAATAAAGCAGGTCGTTATATCATGCCAACCATAGACTCAGCTGCTAAAACTTTAGAAAAAATAGAATTACCCTCTCAGAATTTAATTGCTTTCATCACCGATCCCGCAGACCCTCAGTCTTATCCAATTGTGACTTACACCTGGCTTCTCAGTTATCAAAAATATCAAGATCCTCGAAAAGCTCAAGTCATAAAGAATTTCGTGGACTGGGCGTTAACTAAAGGTCAGAAATATAGTATCGAACTGGGATACATTCCTCTACCCAAAGAAGTAGTCACTAAAGTGAAATCTGCCTCAGAGAAGATTTCTGAATAA